A stretch of the Actinoalloteichus fjordicus genome encodes the following:
- a CDS encoding 6-phosphofructokinase: MRIGVLTGGGDCPGLNAVIRAVVRKGVEVYGHEFVGFRNGWRGPIEGLTKPLGLDQVEDILTRGGTILGSSRTNPYKVEGGVDAIRATLADQGVDALVAIGGEDTLGVAKRLTDDGIGVVGVPKTIDNDLNATDYTFGFDTAVHIATEAIDRLRTTAESHHRALVVEVMGRHAGWIALHSGLAGGANVILTPEREFDIDQVVGWVERRFEREYAPIIVVAEGAVPKGGEAVLSHGEKDAFGHVRLGGVGNWLAEEIATRTGKESRAVVLGHVQRGGTPTAYDRVLATRFGLHAIDAVHDSDFGVMVALRGTDIVRVKLAEATAELKTVPASRYAEAEVFFG; this comes from the coding sequence ATGCGCATCGGTGTGCTCACCGGCGGCGGCGACTGTCCGGGTCTGAACGCGGTCATCCGTGCGGTGGTCCGCAAGGGCGTCGAGGTCTACGGGCACGAATTCGTCGGGTTCCGCAACGGTTGGAGAGGCCCGATCGAGGGACTGACCAAGCCGCTCGGGCTCGACCAGGTGGAGGACATCCTCACCAGGGGCGGGACCATCCTGGGCTCCTCCAGGACCAACCCGTACAAGGTCGAGGGCGGTGTCGACGCCATCCGCGCGACGTTGGCCGACCAGGGTGTCGACGCGCTGGTCGCGATCGGCGGCGAGGACACCCTCGGCGTGGCGAAGCGGCTGACCGACGACGGCATCGGCGTCGTCGGCGTCCCGAAGACGATCGACAACGACCTCAACGCCACCGACTACACCTTCGGCTTCGACACGGCGGTCCACATCGCCACCGAGGCCATCGACCGACTGCGGACCACGGCGGAGTCCCACCACCGCGCGCTGGTCGTGGAGGTCATGGGCCGTCACGCGGGCTGGATCGCGCTGCACTCCGGCCTGGCCGGTGGCGCGAACGTGATCCTGACCCCGGAGCGCGAGTTCGACATCGACCAGGTCGTCGGCTGGGTCGAGCGGCGCTTCGAGCGGGAGTACGCCCCGATCATCGTCGTCGCCGAGGGCGCGGTGCCCAAGGGCGGCGAGGCCGTGCTCAGCCACGGCGAGAAGGACGCGTTCGGCCACGTCCGCCTCGGCGGCGTCGGCAACTGGCTGGCGGAGGAGATCGCCACCAGGACCGGCAAGGAGTCGCGGGCGGTCGTCCTCGGCCACGTCCAGCGCGGCGGCACCCCGACGGCCTACGACCGGGTGCTGGCCACCCGCTTCGGCCTGCACGCCATCGACGCGGTGCACGACTCCGACTTCGGCGTGATGGTCGCCCTGCGCGGCACCGACATCGTCCGGGTCAAGCTGGCCGAGGCCACCGCCGAACTCAAGACCGTCCCGGCCTCGCGGTACGCCGAGGCCGAGGTCTTCTTCGGCTGA
- a CDS encoding polyadenylate-specific 3'-exoribonuclease AS has product MRYFYDCEFIEDGTTIELVSIGAVDEQGREFYAVSTEFDPDRAGQWVRRNVLPKLPPPADRAWQSRDAIRRNLLEYLREPGEDIELWAWFAAYDHVALAQLWGAMPALPRPVPRFTRELRQRWEDVGRPTLPPAPLDAHDALADARHNLARWRVIQRHWEERNAAAGSSASPSH; this is encoded by the coding sequence GTGCGTTACTTCTACGACTGCGAGTTCATCGAGGACGGCACGACGATCGAGCTGGTCTCGATCGGGGCAGTCGACGAGCAGGGCCGCGAGTTCTATGCGGTGTCCACCGAGTTCGACCCGGACAGGGCAGGCCAGTGGGTGCGGCGCAACGTACTGCCCAAGCTTCCCCCGCCTGCGGACCGGGCCTGGCAGAGCCGCGATGCGATCCGCCGGAACCTGCTGGAGTACCTGCGCGAGCCGGGGGAGGACATCGAGTTGTGGGCGTGGTTCGCCGCCTACGACCACGTCGCACTCGCCCAGCTCTGGGGTGCCATGCCCGCGCTGCCGCGCCCCGTGCCCCGGTTCACCCGCGAACTGCGACAGCGCTGGGAGGACGTCGGTAGACCCACCCTGCCGCCCGCCCCGTTGGACGCGCACGACGCGCTGGCCGACGCCCGCCACAATCTGGCCCGCTGGCGCGTCATCCAGCGACACTGGGAGGAGCGCAACGCCGCGGCGGGCTCTTCGGCATCGCCGTCCCACTAG
- a CDS encoding RHS repeat-associated core domain-containing protein: MSNPLVADVVDSTTSTSGLSLVESVNSTNTAIQNGDWLEAGLGTADLVMSALDPFAAIISNGVGWLIEHVGPLSDALDALAGNPDEIRSHADTWSNVAGEVNSVATELGNLIKTDVSTWTGAAADAYRTRAADTANLILAAGAAAGGAADGIQKAGEVVSAVRDAVRDIIADVVGSLVSWALQVLFTLGIGLIWVVPKVVAKVAQTAATIAQLTTKLVASMCRLAPLLRKLGDDFACAGKDLKRIRTGENHDARSSGHAPEIGTSSSRDSGERSHPVKAEPSAGSSAARSDGAGDGTRGLAGDALPSTTGRPGAPALQTEGNRPQNPFATGTDADNRNCVTDPVDVGTGEVLLTELDLELPDPFPLLLMRTHVSGYRAGRRFGSNWAATVDQRLEVDDEGVCFLSEDGMILVYPHPRGDAPSDPVAGPRHPLSRRQDGSYTVEMAGRTLWFGTRSPGAPGVVELDAVTGSSGSRIDVERRAQALVLTHSAGYRVTLHITHDRVTELHVLGRENTAEPADVLVLRYGYDDRGRLAELINSSGLATRFDYDDAGRLTGWRDRTGTRYRYEYDIEGRCVRTVGPDGRLSSAFSYDADRRTTAFTDSLGAVTVYQLNERYQTVRQTDPLGHTTVSTWDSRHRLLARTDPLGHTTRFEYRSDGSPSVVVRPDGSRVAVRCGAELDIEVVQDGRVWRRSYAGADRPDPFLTPLGVSTAIGLPAGTPGPAAVGGGAGAGGAAPVPRDMFGRPTMVPDPAGTLAQAGWTVEGRLGWRAASAGREQWRYDPEGNEVEYRDSAGHTRRRSYGPFGLLVAEIDPTGARTEYVHDTESRLIAVTNALGQTWHYAYDPVGRLIESVDFDGRPSRFDYDPAGRLVRTVVATGEAVEYRYDVLGNVVEQHTAAGITTFGYDPVGELVFATAPGTELTITRDERGRVTSQTVNGRTVAFDYDETARVVRRRTPSGIQCRTRYAEDGEPVALDVDGHPVNFRVLAAGTVRPGTGHQLDANGRITEVTSPDDVERYRYDALGNLTTSPLAGLHRYAGTTLVQAGATGYRHDALGRLVHRIQRLPAGMREWHYVWGPQDRLLGVATPDGTRWRYHYDPLGRRIAKQRLDSSGAVAELVEFVWDGPVLIEEIRTDSTGSRTTTWAHGPTDDRPLAQVETSAQAGVRRFFTIHTDRVGTPVELRDTGGATAWRAHHTLWGAPLANAPRFPAHTPLRFPGQYHDPESGLNYNVFRYYDPVTARYISQDPLGLAPSVNPVAYVPNPLVAADPLGLTCSSPTTSRSPTPATPGAGIAPQLVTSSGSRGVSKSRFNHPDHAISAPDLDQAAKDYLNSSDKKRASEAMGEQGALTYLRERTGQKIDGLHTATAATPHDLPTNPGQAWSHAVRFDKGGSGVTDVAHWDGRTLHVIEAKGGTSALNTREQAFFHKDITGEDAHRFLTESQAAKPAWQRMSSSSEIDAVKNQDYTAGDPIPAVFKDRNTGAAPNLMQGGSGYLTDVAHAMKNSSLTDGRNLLGEQILQHQNSRTIDYVPVRTQVSDGGSPTVTAG; encoded by the coding sequence ATGAGCAATCCGCTCGTGGCCGACGTGGTGGACTCGACGACGTCGACGTCCGGCCTGTCCCTGGTGGAGTCGGTCAACTCCACCAACACCGCCATTCAGAACGGCGACTGGCTCGAGGCAGGACTCGGCACCGCCGACCTCGTCATGTCCGCACTCGACCCCTTCGCCGCGATCATCTCCAACGGCGTCGGCTGGCTCATCGAACACGTCGGTCCGCTGTCCGACGCCCTGGACGCGCTGGCCGGGAACCCCGACGAGATCCGCTCCCACGCCGACACCTGGTCCAACGTCGCGGGCGAGGTCAACTCCGTCGCCACCGAACTCGGGAACCTCATCAAGACCGACGTCTCCACCTGGACGGGTGCGGCCGCCGACGCCTACCGGACTCGGGCCGCCGACACCGCCAACCTGATCCTCGCCGCCGGAGCAGCCGCAGGCGGCGCCGCCGACGGCATCCAGAAAGCAGGCGAGGTCGTCTCCGCCGTCCGCGATGCCGTCCGCGACATCATCGCCGACGTCGTCGGCTCCCTCGTCTCCTGGGCACTCCAAGTCCTGTTCACCCTCGGCATCGGACTGATCTGGGTCGTCCCCAAAGTCGTCGCCAAAGTCGCCCAGACCGCCGCGACCATCGCCCAGCTCACCACGAAACTCGTCGCCTCGATGTGCAGGCTCGCACCGCTGCTCAGGAAGCTCGGCGACGACTTCGCCTGCGCAGGCAAGGACCTCAAGCGCATCAGGACCGGTGAGAACCATGACGCCCGGAGCAGCGGGCATGCACCAGAGATCGGCACCAGCAGCAGCCGAGACTCGGGCGAGAGGTCTCATCCGGTGAAAGCCGAGCCGTCTGCGGGCAGTTCGGCGGCCAGGAGCGACGGCGCGGGCGACGGCACTCGTGGTCTCGCCGGCGACGCCCTGCCGTCGACGACCGGGCGCCCGGGCGCACCGGCGCTTCAGACCGAGGGCAACCGCCCGCAGAACCCGTTCGCGACCGGCACGGACGCCGACAACCGCAACTGTGTGACCGACCCGGTCGACGTCGGCACCGGCGAGGTCCTGCTCACCGAACTCGACCTGGAGCTGCCAGACCCGTTTCCGCTGCTGCTCATGCGCACGCACGTCTCCGGTTACCGGGCGGGCCGCCGGTTCGGCTCGAACTGGGCGGCCACCGTCGACCAGCGGCTGGAGGTCGACGACGAAGGCGTCTGCTTCCTGAGTGAGGACGGCATGATCCTCGTCTACCCACACCCGCGAGGGGACGCCCCGAGCGATCCAGTGGCAGGTCCACGCCACCCGCTGTCCCGGCGGCAGGACGGCAGTTACACCGTCGAGATGGCAGGCAGGACGCTGTGGTTCGGCACCCGCTCCCCTGGTGCTCCGGGAGTGGTCGAGCTGGATGCCGTCACCGGCTCCTCAGGCAGCCGGATCGACGTCGAACGCCGCGCCCAAGCCCTGGTGCTCACCCACTCCGCAGGCTACCGGGTCACCCTGCACATCACCCACGACCGCGTCACCGAGCTGCACGTGCTCGGCCGTGAGAACACCGCCGAGCCTGCCGACGTGCTCGTCCTGCGCTACGGCTACGACGACCGGGGCAGGCTGGCCGAGCTGATCAACTCCTCCGGGCTGGCCACCCGGTTCGACTATGACGATGCGGGCAGGCTCACCGGCTGGCGGGACCGCACCGGCACCCGGTATCGCTACGAGTACGACATCGAGGGGCGCTGTGTGCGCACCGTCGGCCCGGACGGCAGGCTGAGCAGCGCGTTCTCTTATGACGCCGACCGCCGCACCACCGCGTTCACCGACTCGCTCGGCGCGGTCACCGTCTACCAGCTCAACGAGCGATACCAGACGGTCCGGCAGACCGATCCGCTCGGCCACACCACGGTGTCCACCTGGGACTCGCGGCACCGGCTGCTCGCTCGCACCGATCCATTGGGCCACACCACCCGCTTCGAATACCGTTCCGACGGCTCCCCGAGCGTGGTCGTCCGGCCGGACGGCAGCCGAGTGGCGGTCCGGTGCGGCGCCGAACTGGACATCGAAGTGGTTCAGGACGGCAGGGTCTGGCGGCGCAGCTATGCGGGAGCCGACCGGCCGGACCCCTTCCTCACTCCGCTCGGCGTGTCCACCGCGATCGGGCTGCCGGCAGGCACGCCAGGCCCTGCCGCGGTGGGCGGCGGTGCCGGGGCGGGCGGCGCAGCCCCGGTGCCGCGCGACATGTTCGGGCGCCCGACGATGGTGCCGGACCCTGCGGGCACGCTGGCACAGGCAGGGTGGACCGTCGAGGGCAGGCTGGGTTGGCGAGCTGCCTCTGCAGGCCGCGAACAGTGGCGTTACGACCCGGAGGGCAACGAGGTCGAGTACCGCGACTCGGCGGGACACACTCGACGCAGGAGCTACGGCCCGTTCGGACTGCTGGTCGCCGAGATCGACCCCACCGGCGCGCGTACCGAGTACGTGCACGACACCGAGTCACGACTGATCGCGGTCACCAACGCACTCGGGCAGACCTGGCACTACGCCTACGACCCGGTCGGCAGGCTCATCGAGTCGGTCGACTTCGACGGCAGGCCCTCGCGATTCGACTACGACCCGGCAGGCAGGCTGGTCAGGACCGTCGTCGCCACCGGCGAGGCGGTGGAGTACCGGTATGACGTGCTCGGCAACGTGGTCGAACAGCACACCGCCGCAGGCATCACCACCTTCGGCTACGACCCGGTGGGCGAACTCGTGTTCGCGACCGCCCCCGGCACCGAACTCACCATCACCCGAGACGAGCGTGGCCGAGTCACCTCGCAGACCGTCAACGGCCGCACGGTCGCCTTCGACTACGACGAGACCGCCCGGGTCGTCCGCCGTCGCACACCATCCGGAATCCAGTGTCGAACGCGGTACGCCGAGGACGGCGAGCCGGTGGCGTTGGACGTCGACGGGCACCCCGTGAACTTCCGGGTGCTCGCCGCCGGAACGGTCCGGCCGGGCACCGGCCACCAGCTCGACGCCAACGGTCGAATCACCGAGGTCACCTCGCCCGACGACGTGGAGCGCTACCGGTACGACGCGCTGGGCAACCTCACCACCTCCCCGCTGGCCGGGCTGCACCGATACGCGGGCACCACACTGGTACAGGCCGGGGCCACCGGTTACCGGCACGACGCACTGGGCAGGCTGGTGCACCGAATCCAGCGTCTCCCGGCCGGCATGCGGGAATGGCACTACGTCTGGGGGCCGCAAGATCGCCTGCTCGGGGTGGCCACTCCCGACGGCACCCGCTGGCGGTATCACTACGACCCGCTCGGCCGCCGGATCGCCAAACAGCGCCTGGACTCCTCGGGGGCAGTGGCCGAGCTGGTCGAGTTCGTCTGGGACGGCCCGGTGCTCATCGAGGAGATCCGCACGGACAGCACAGGCAGCCGCACCACGACCTGGGCGCACGGCCCGACGGACGATCGTCCGCTGGCGCAGGTGGAGACCTCGGCGCAGGCGGGAGTACGGCGCTTCTTCACGATCCACACCGATCGGGTGGGCACGCCGGTCGAACTGCGCGACACCGGGGGCGCCACCGCCTGGCGCGCCCACCACACGCTGTGGGGTGCGCCCCTGGCAAACGCCCCTCGCTTCCCCGCCCACACCCCGCTGCGGTTTCCCGGGCAGTACCACGACCCCGAGAGCGGTTTGAACTACAACGTCTTCCGCTACTACGACCCGGTGACGGCGCGGTACATCAGCCAGGACCCGCTAGGGCTGGCGCCCTCGGTGAACCCGGTCGCCTACGTGCCCAACCCGCTCGTCGCCGCAGACCCGCTCGGCCTGACCTGCTCCTCGCCCACCACGAGCCGCTCTCCGACACCGGCGACCCCTGGCGCCGGGATCGCCCCGCAGCTGGTGACCAGCAGCGGATCGAGGGGGGTGAGCAAGAGCAGGTTCAACCACCCCGACCACGCGATCTCCGCCCCGGATCTGGACCAGGCCGCGAAGGACTATCTGAACAGCAGCGACAAGAAGCGCGCATCCGAGGCGATGGGAGAACAAGGCGCTCTGACCTACCTTCGAGAGCGCACGGGGCAGAAGATCGATGGTCTGCACACGGCCACCGCCGCCACCCCGCACGATCTGCCCACCAACCCGGGACAGGCCTGGTCGCACGCGGTTCGGTTCGACAAGGGGGGTTCGGGTGTCACCGACGTAGCCCACTGGGACGGCAGGACGCTGCACGTGATCGAGGCCAAGGGAGGGACCTCGGCGCTGAACACCAGGGAACAGGCCTTCTTCCACAAGGACATCACTGGTGAGGACGCGCACAGGTTCCTGACCGAGAGCCAGGCCGCGAAACCCGCGTGGCAGCGAATGTCGAGTTCGTCCGAGATCGACGCCGTCAAGAACCAGGACTACACGGCGGGCGACCCGATCCCTGCAGTGTTCAAGGACCGCAACACCGGTGCCGCACCGAATCTGATGCAGGGCGGATCGGGCTACCTGACCGATGTCGCGCACGCCATGAAGAACTCATCGCTCACCGACGGCCGCAATCTGCTGGGCGAACAGATCCTGCAGCACCAGAACTCGAGGACCATCGACTACGTCCCGGTGCGGACACAGGTCTCCGACGGGGGGAGCCCGACCGTGACGGCGGGTTAG
- a CDS encoding DNA cytosine methyltransferase produces the protein MTRMAASRQQGRSRPTPTEIGTSIELFTGGGGLAQAMHNAGFRHLLCNESAKRACETLRENGAIDWSTGLNQDRSINDSWPLIEGDIRELVDGGRFEKSVFKNLEGKVDVVAGGPPCQPFSLGGVHKGDEDARNMFPELFRVVRETRPKAIVCENVRGLLRPSFNDYFKYILNELRAPFEERDDSEEWSDHNGRLLDILKHDPSDPSERYSVYPITVNAADYGVPQVRNRIIIVAFRNDLAVDWKTPISTHSEASLWEDQDPESGGYWDRHGTSPSTHHLERFRRPSSLDLEEARTRLPWRTLRDALSYAPEDLAGTLEGIQPHPLPEIAPGESHPHFFHHIGWPGARIYKGHTPNLLDRPAKTVKAGVHGVPGGENVLLKDDGTHRYMTVREVARAMTFPDQWLLSGPRTEQMRQLGNAVPVRLGEVFARAVAEALYPMTAMRAAVS, from the coding sequence ATGACCAGGATGGCAGCTTCCCGCCAACAGGGCAGGTCACGCCCTACGCCGACGGAAATCGGCACCAGCATTGAGCTATTCACTGGCGGTGGGGGACTCGCGCAGGCCATGCACAACGCCGGCTTCCGACACCTCCTCTGCAACGAGTCCGCGAAGCGCGCATGCGAGACCCTCCGGGAGAACGGAGCCATCGACTGGTCGACGGGGCTCAACCAAGACCGATCGATCAACGACTCATGGCCGCTGATCGAAGGAGACATCCGCGAACTCGTCGACGGGGGACGGTTTGAGAAGAGCGTCTTCAAGAATTTGGAGGGGAAGGTGGACGTCGTAGCGGGAGGGCCACCGTGCCAACCCTTCAGCCTCGGCGGGGTCCACAAAGGCGACGAAGACGCTCGAAACATGTTCCCTGAGCTGTTTCGAGTTGTTCGCGAGACAAGACCGAAGGCGATTGTCTGCGAGAATGTCCGAGGACTACTTCGCCCAAGCTTCAATGACTATTTCAAGTACATCTTGAATGAGCTTCGCGCCCCATTCGAAGAACGAGATGACTCAGAAGAATGGTCAGACCACAACGGCAGACTGCTTGACATACTAAAACACGATCCCAGCGACCCGTCGGAGCGCTATTCGGTCTACCCAATCACAGTCAACGCCGCAGACTACGGCGTCCCACAGGTTCGAAACCGAATCATTATCGTCGCATTTCGCAATGACCTGGCGGTCGACTGGAAGACGCCTATATCGACCCATTCAGAAGCGAGCTTGTGGGAAGATCAGGACCCGGAATCTGGAGGATATTGGGACAGGCACGGTACTTCGCCAAGCACCCATCATCTGGAGAGGTTCCGCCGGCCGAGCAGTCTGGACTTGGAGGAAGCAAGGACCCGGCTGCCATGGCGAACTCTTCGTGACGCATTGAGCTACGCACCGGAAGACCTGGCGGGGACACTGGAGGGTATTCAGCCACACCCGCTGCCGGAGATTGCCCCCGGAGAAAGCCACCCGCACTTCTTCCACCACATCGGCTGGCCCGGGGCACGGATATATAAGGGCCACACGCCAAATCTTCTAGACCGTCCCGCGAAGACCGTGAAAGCAGGAGTGCATGGCGTTCCCGGTGGGGAGAATGTGCTACTCAAGGACGATGGAACCCACCGGTACATGACCGTCCGCGAAGTGGCTCGGGCAATGACCTTTCCGGATCAATGGCTTCTATCTGGGCCTCGAACTGAACAAATGCGACAGTTGGGCAATGCCGTTCCTGTACGACTTGGGGAGGTATTCGCCCGTGCTGTGGCCGAAGCGCTGTACCCCATGACTGCGATGCGCGCGGCCGTCTCGTGA
- a CDS encoding GIY-YIG nuclease family protein yields the protein MANSAEFRLSIMKALGDQLLESIEQLEPAPLTSEHVDALDPRAGVYQLRHHGEVVYVGKANSLPSRLEKHRRKLSGRRGIFLDDVSFTCLYVESDLPVVTPETMLINRNREAGRASWNSGGFGSNDPGKERDTTRLNVESFDAKYPVRLDWPCGELSGGLALADLLVELKAHLPYVFRYESARIKSTDVLGGPYGEIVSIRSDASAEDVFEAIIDVLPPGWQLTVLHGYVILYQKIQGVPDAQRILRS from the coding sequence ATGGCGAACAGTGCCGAGTTTCGTCTCAGCATTATGAAAGCTTTGGGGGACCAACTGCTGGAGTCGATCGAGCAGCTAGAGCCAGCTCCGTTGACGTCTGAACACGTAGACGCTCTAGATCCTCGCGCAGGTGTATATCAGCTGCGTCATCATGGCGAGGTCGTTTATGTGGGCAAGGCCAATTCTCTTCCCTCGCGGTTGGAGAAGCATCGGCGCAAATTGTCGGGAAGAAGAGGTATCTTCCTGGACGATGTGTCGTTCACTTGTCTTTATGTCGAGTCCGATCTTCCCGTGGTGACTCCGGAAACCATGCTTATTAATCGAAACCGCGAGGCGGGTCGAGCATCCTGGAATAGCGGAGGATTTGGATCCAATGACCCTGGGAAAGAGCGGGACACGACTCGACTGAACGTCGAAAGCTTTGATGCGAAGTACCCGGTGCGTTTAGACTGGCCTTGTGGTGAGCTTTCTGGTGGTCTGGCATTGGCTGACCTGCTGGTCGAGTTGAAGGCGCATCTTCCTTACGTGTTTCGATATGAGAGCGCTCGGATTAAATCTACTGACGTGCTAGGTGGCCCCTATGGGGAGATTGTGTCTATTCGCTCCGATGCATCGGCTGAGGATGTGTTCGAGGCGATAATTGACGTCCTCCCTCCTGGTTGGCAGCTCACGGTCCTTCACGGGTACGTGATTCTGTATCAGAAGATTCAGGGGGTCCCGGATGCTCAGCGAATCCTGCGTTCGTGA
- a CDS encoding very short patch repair endonuclease: MRADVTTKGMADVDPVVSARMKQVRSRDTTPELRLRTELHRRGLRYRVDRRPVPALRRRADIVFGPARLSVMVDGCFWHGCPDHHRPSRRNSQFWSDKIAANQRRDRETDVLLTEAGWLVIRIWEHENPIAAADRVEAAVTSRRGIRCQ, encoded by the coding sequence ATGAGAGCCGACGTTACGACTAAGGGGATGGCGGACGTCGACCCGGTCGTGAGTGCTCGTATGAAGCAGGTACGCAGCCGCGACACGACTCCAGAACTACGGTTACGCACCGAGCTGCATCGACGAGGGCTGCGTTATAGGGTCGACCGCAGGCCGGTGCCAGCACTCCGCCGGCGGGCGGACATCGTCTTCGGGCCTGCTCGGCTCTCGGTGATGGTGGACGGTTGTTTCTGGCATGGGTGCCCTGATCATCACCGGCCCTCGCGACGGAACTCTCAGTTCTGGTCGGACAAGATCGCTGCGAATCAGCGCCGAGATCGGGAGACGGACGTATTGCTGACGGAGGCGGGATGGCTGGTGATCCGAATATGGGAGCACGAGAACCCAATTGCCGCCGCCGATCGGGTTGAGGCGGCAGTCACGTCTCGGCGCGGGATTCGTTGCCAGTGA